One genomic region from Vigna radiata var. radiata cultivar VC1973A unplaced genomic scaffold, Vradiata_ver6 scaffold_431, whole genome shotgun sequence encodes:
- the LOC106778722 gene encoding trypsin inhibitor DE-3-like produces the protein MASKMLFPLFLLSVLTFYPPSITAQITDGSGNIVDNGGLFYILPRIFSQGGGIRRIKTGNETGSFSVVQSPLEVDLGLRLRISSPFRVTFIPEGPVSISFVDDTVGDNSLKWTAVEVLDEGTFVKVGYQNSIAGYFVIQRGSSANTTKLSFCIIGGSLCGNVAIVEDEAGNRLLAVNQKKAYEFILTPVPQPRLNEPLSMKTGA, from the coding sequence ATGGCGAGTAAAATgctttttcctctcttccttctttctgTCCTAACCTTCTACCCTCCTTCAATCACTGCTCAAATCACGGACGGGAGTGGTAACATCGTTGATAATGGTGGCCTATTTTATATATTGCCACGCATATTTTCGCAGGGCGGTGGAATTCGACGAATTAAAACTGGAAACGAAACTGGCAGTTTCTCAGTTGTGCAGTCTCCCCTTGAAGTGGATTTAGGGCTTCGATTGAGAATTTCATCCCCATTCCGTGTCACATTTATCCCTGAAGGCCCTGTGTCCATTAGCTTCGTAGATGATACTGTCGGTGACAACTCTCTTAAGTGGACCGCTGTTGAGGTTCTGGATGAAGGAACCTTCGTTAAAGTTGGCTACCAAAATTCAATCGCAGGTTACTTCGTTATTCAGAGAGGTTCCTCAGCCAATACCACCAAGCTTTCCTTCTGTATAATTGGCGGCAGCCTCTGCGGTAATGTTGCCATTGTTGAGGATGAAGCAGGGAACAGGCTTTTGGCCGTCAATCAGAAAAAAGCATACGAGTTTATTCTTACGCCAGTTCCACAGCCGCGTCTAAATGAACCACTATCCATGAAAACTGGTGCTTGA